The proteins below are encoded in one region of Thermothelomyces thermophilus ATCC 42464 chromosome 1, complete sequence:
- a CDS encoding amino-acid permease, with amino-acid sequence MASAAAQEKREAPPDAEAPFEILRGDVAPASTLRGDVTRNEADKELEAMGYTPVFRREFSAWSSFSFAMSICGIYGSLMSTWVYGLQAGGAAAIMWSWIIGGAGSLLLALSLAELSSAYPSAGAMYSVLKYVAPESQVPLLCWMSGYITLVGLIAGTASTEYATSQMLLAAVSIASGFSYVPTALHVFAVMALLTIIHAAINSLPTRWLTRLANGYVVFHMSVLISASIYLLVQTKDKHSIAYAFTDFQPMSGWSPPGFAFLFGCLTPAWTLTNADSTTRMAEEAKDPARVVPRAIAAATSFSYVIGLLFNLVLVVCMGDDPAALLRFPSLLSSSSPLSSPPPVRDGNAQQQPVALLFLRALGPAPAVFFTLAGFAVMNLVAVPGLQAGSRTVFALARDDLVPLSRVLRRVSARARAPLAAVWAYAAAVVVVNLLGLASRAAVAAVFAVCAAAFNATYVLAIVCKMAYGRFERGPWHLGRWSVPVNLVAVAWNAFVSVIFFLPTELPVTRENMNYAAVVFAFVLLFSIGFWYTHGRHYYTGPGTRAKNNSPAGVPPIC; translated from the exons ATGGCATCTGCGGCCGCGCAGGAGAAAAGGGAGGCCCCGCCCGACGCCGAGGCACCTTTCGAGATACTCAGGGGAGACGTAGCTCCAGCCAGCACCTTGAGAGGCGATGTGACGAGGAACGAGGCAGACAAGGAGCTGGAAGCCATGGGCTACACACCG GTCTTCCGGCGCGAGTTTTCGGCCTGGTCCAGCTTCAGCTTTGCCATGAGCATCTGCGGAATTTACGGCTCCCTCATGTCTACCTGGGTCTACGGCCTCCaagccggcggcgccgctgcCATCATGTGGAGCTGGATCATAGGAGGTGCTGGCTCCCTGCTCTTGGCCTTGAGCCTTGCCGAGCTATCCTCTGCGTATCCCAGCGCGGGCGCCATGTACTCGGTCCTGAAGTACGTTGCCCCGGAAAGCCAAGTCCCTCTGTTGTGCTGGATGTCAG GCTACATCACTCTCGTCGGCCTCATTGCGGGAACCGCTAGTACCGAGTACGCCACGAGCCAGATGCTCTTGGCCGCCGTCTCTATCGCTTCCGGGTTCTCCTATGTCCCAACTGCTCTTCATGTGTTTGCCGTCATGGCTCTCCTCACCATCATCCACGCGGCCATCAACAGCCTCCCGACGCGCTGGCTGACCCGGTTGGCGAATGGCTATGTCGTCTTCCACATGAGCGTCCTGATCAGCGCCAGCATCTACCTGCTGGTGCAGACCAAGGATAAGCACAGCATAGCGTACGCTTTTACCGACTTTCAGCCCATGTCCGGTTGGTCTCCGCCGGGGTTCGCCTTCTTGTTCGGCTGTCTTACACCTGCGTGGACCCTGACGAATGCCGACAGCACCACCCG AATGGCCGAAGAAGCCAAGGACCCTGCCCGCGTTGTTCCCCGAGCCATCGCGGCCGCGACAAGCTTCAGCTACGTCATCGGCCTGCTCTTCAACCTGGTCCTGGTCGTCTGCATGGGCGACGACCCGGCGGCGCTGTTGCGCTTCCCCTCCTTGTTATCCTCATCTTCGCCACTATCCTCGCCTCCGCCAGTGCGAGACGGCAAcgcacagcagcagccggtggcgctcctcttcctccgcgCGCTGGGGCCGGCCCCGGCCGTCTTCTTCACCCTGGCCGGCTTCGCCGTCATGAACCTGGTGGCGGTGCCGGGCCTGCAGGCGGGCAGCCGGACCGTGTTCGCGCTGGCGCGCGACGACCTGGTGCCGCTGTCGCGGGTGCTGCGGCGCGTCTCGGCCCGCGCGCGAGCGCCCCTGGCCGCCGTCTGGGCCTACGCGGCcgcggtcgtcgtcgtcaaccTGCTGGGCCTCGCCagccgcgccgccgtcgccgccgtcttcgccgtctgcgccgccgccttcaACGCCACCTACGTCCTGGCCATCGTCTGCAAGATGGCCTACGGCCGCTTCGAGAGGGGGCCCTGGCACCTCGGCCGCTGGAGCGTCCCCGTCAACCTGGTCGCGGTCGCCTGGAACGCCTTCGTCTCCGTCATCTTCTTCCTGCCCACCGAGCTGCCCGTCACGAGGGAGAAT ATGAActacgccgccgtcgtcttcgCGTTCGTCTTACTCTTCTCGATCGGCTTCTGGTACACTCATGGCCGACATTACTACACCGGTCCCGGGACCCGGGCCAAGAACAACTCGCCGGCTGGCGTACCGCCCATTTGCTGA
- a CDS encoding glycoside hydrolase family 5 protein (CAZy_ID 267942): protein MKSSILASVFATGAVAQSGPWQQCGGIGWQGSTDCVSGYHCVYQNDWYSQCVPGAASTTLQTSTTSRPTATSTAPPSSTTSPSKGKLKWLGSNESGAEFGEGNYPGLWGKHFIFPSTSAIQTLINDGYNIFRIDFSMERLVPNQLTSSFDQGYLRNLTEVVNFVTNAGKYAVLDPHNYGRYYGNIITDTNAFRTFWTNLAKQFASNSLVIFDTNNEYNTMDQTLVLNLNQAAIDGIRAAGATSQYIFVEGNAWSGAWSWNTTNTNMAALTDPQNKIVYEMHQYLDSDSSGTHAECVSSTIGAQRVVGATQWLRANGKLGVLGEFAGGANAVCQQAVTGLLDHLQDNSDVWLGALWWAAGPWWGDYMYSFEPPSGTGYVNYNSILKKYLP, encoded by the exons ATGAAGTCCTCCATCCTCGCCAGCGTCTTCGCCACGGGCGCCGTGGCTCAAAGTGGTCCGTGGCAGCAATGTGGTGGCATCGGATGGCAAGGATCGACCGACTGTGTGTCGGGCTACCACTGCGTCTACCAGAACGATTGGTACAGCCAGTGCGTGCCTGGCGCGGCGTCGACAACGCTGCAGACATCGACCACGTCCAGGCCCACCGCCACCAGCACCGCCCCTCCGTCGTCCACCACCTCGCCTAGCAAGGGCAAGCTGAAGTGGCTCGGCAGCAACGAGTCGGGCGCCGAGTTCGGGGAGGGCAATTACCCCGGCCTCTGGGGCAAGCACTTCATCTTCCCGTCGACTTCGGCGATTCAG ACGCTCATCAATGATGGATACAACATCTTCCGGATCGACTTCTCGATGGAGCGTCTGGTGCCCAACCAGTTGACGTCGTCCTTCGACCAGGGTTACCTCCGCAACCTGACCGAGGTGGTCAACTTCGTGACGAACGCGGGCAAGTACGCCGTCCTGGACCCGCACAACTACGGCCGGTACTACGGCAACATCATCACGGACACGAACGCGTTCCGGACCTTCTGGACCAACCTGGCCAAGCAGTTCGCCTCCAACTCGCTCGTCATCTTCGACACCAACAACGAGTACAACACGATGGACCAGACCCTGGTGCTCAACCTCAACCAGGCCGCCATCGACGGCATCCGGGCCGCCGGCGCGACCTCGCAGTACATCTTCGTCGAGGGCAACGCGTGGAGCGGGGCCTGGAGCTGGAACACGACCAACACCAACATGGCCGCCCTGACGGACCCGCAGAACAAGATCGTGTACGAGATGCACCAGTACCTCGACTCGGACAGCTCGGGCACCCACGCCGAGTGCGTCAGCAGCACCATCGGCGCCCAGCGCGTCGTCGGAGCCACCCAGTGGCTCCGCGCCAACGGCAAGCTCGGCGTCCTCGGCGAgttcgccggcggcgccaaCGCCGTCTGCCAGCAGGCCGTCACCGGCCTCCTCGACCACCTCCAGGACAACAGCGACGTCTGGCTGGGTGCCCTCTGGTGGGCCGCCGGTCCCTGGTGGGGCGACTACATGTACTCGTTCG AGCCTCCTTCGGGCACCGGCTATGTCAACTACAACTCGATCTTGAAGAAGTACTTGCCGTAA